DNA sequence from the Xenopus tropicalis strain Nigerian chromosome 4, UCB_Xtro_10.0, whole genome shotgun sequence genome:
atttttttctgcgtctttacgatttttgcgtaaaaacgcgagtttttcggcgtctttacgatttttgtgtaaaaacgcgagtttttcgtagccattacgaaagttgcgcaaagtcgcgattttttcgtagcgttaaaacttgcgcgaaacatcgcgccttttaagttttgcgcgcaagttttgcgactttgcgcgcaagtgttaacgctatgaaaaaatcgcgactttgcgcaactttcgtaatggctacgaaaacctcgcatttttacgcaaaaatcggaaagacgccgaaaaactcgcgtttttacgcaaaaatcggaaagacgccgataaagtcgcaaaatgttcgtttccaatcggaatttttccaattcggattcgaaatcgtgtcttagtaaatcagccccttacagtTACTATTATTTTCTGACTTCTTTTAGaccttcttttatttttattttaaaaatgcttcCTAAGAGCTGCAAAAACTACaagaaattaaaataatgaagatcagttgcaaattgtGTTTAGACTTCTgctgtctgtacaggtataggacccattatccagaatgctcagggaccaagggtattccggataaggggtctttacgtaatttggatctccataccttaagtctactaaaaaatcaataaaacattaattaaacccaataggattgttttgcatccaataaggattatttatatctaagttgggatcaagtacaggtactgttttattattacagagaaaagggaatcatttaaccattaaataaacccaatagggctgttctgcccccaataaggggtaattatatcttagttgggatcaagtacaggtactgttttattattacagagaaaagggaatcatttaaccattaaataaacccaatagggccgttctgcccccaataaggggtaattatatcttagttgggatcaagtacaggtactgttttattattacagagaaaagggaatcatttaaccattaaataaacccaatagggctgttctgcccccaataaggggtaattatatcttagttgggatcaagtacaggtactgttttattattacagagaaaagggaatcatttaaccattaaataaacccaatagggctgttctgcccccaataaggggtaattatatcttagttgggatcaagtacaggtactgttttattattacagagaaaagggaatcatttaaccatgaaataaacccaatagggctgttctgcccccaataaggggtaattatatcttagttgggatcaagtacaggtactgttttattattacagagaaaagggaatcatttaaccattaaataaacccaatagggctgttctgcccccaataaggggtaattatatcttagttgggatcaagtacaggtactgttttattattacagagaaaaagcatattagttttaaaattctgaattatttgattaaaatggagtctatgggagacgcgCTTTccattattcggagctttctggataatgggtttccggataagggatcccatacctgtactatacccAAACTTTACTGTTGGCGGATTTGCACATAAActatactttttttaattaaagcgtgggtttttagtatgttatagaatgacagGTCCTTatcaactttttaactggtcttcattttttattgtttttgaattatttgctttcctattcTGACACTTCTgcagccaaaaattattgctctttgTGGCTATAGTTTCATTGTTAtgtacttttaattacttatctttctattcaggccaacTCCTATTCAGATTCCAGTTTGAAAATTGAGCAgcaatatggttgctagggtataaatTACCCTAGTGACCATATTGCTGCTCAAATTTCAAACTGAAGTGTcgctaaatatataaatgaataatttgaaaatcacaagtaataaaaaattaagaccaactgcaaattgtttcagaatagcactctacaacagtgctgtccaactggcggcccttgacccccctctttgtggccccccacctgtctggctgctttgatgttttacccttgtgtaagctttaaatggtatcagtactgagattaactggccccctgcatggttctcacctcagattcaggctgtaatccccctgtattgtttaaacatgtaatcccctgtagtgttcacaccttttaatctctgcattgttcaacccctgcagtgttcacacctcaggcttgggctgtaatcacccacattgtttgtctgttcacacctcagacattgtatgtactgcctggcctatgctgcctgtgtgtagacagcatagggtaggcacataggcagcatagggcagggagggtatggcacacacaggcagcatatggcagacacaggcatcatagggcaggcagagtatggcacacacaggtagcgtaggccaggcagagtgctgcctgtgtgtgccatactctttctaccctatgctgcctgtgggaggtgaacctggcaggggtttgttctgggagtttgttagcagttggaaatagccattaaatggtccctaaggtgtgtaattatatgctgggggttgctgtgctatccacaggggaggagaagtcatatggattttagggtgtgtctgcactaacaccattgtgataaaatgggtgtggtttgaagtgggtgtggtttaaaaggggggagtggtcaaactggcttccattagcggccctccaccatgtatgcgcgagaaattccggccctcggcaccgcagaagttggacagcactgctctacaatATGCTTATGGTTagtttaaagttgaacaaccccctTTGAGGGACTGAACAATAGTGTTTGCATCAcaataatttatatttgtttagttTCTAGAAATTTACATTGAAATTTCCATCAGTTGGAGCAGGGGTTGTTGTTTATTTATTGCTATTATTTGTTTGTGGCTGGTATTTGATACAGTATGTACTGAGCATCCACAAAAACCAATGTCTTCTTTTGAACCTTTCTACTCTTGTCTAACCTATAGTTTTACTAtttcaaagaaaataataattgttaggctaatgccagacgaggcgtaggggggatattttcggcaagcggaaaaacacttaccgaaaattctgccctacgcctcctacttgtgcctgcagctgaatgaatagaatacactcgggtgcaggcacatgtagtgaaatacgcataaaaacgcgagagtctCTCGTTTTAAtgtgtatattggctacatgtggctgcacccaagcgtatctcattcattcgggtgcaggcacatataggaggcgtagggcggtattttcagcaagcgcttttccgcatTAGCCTAAAGTAGAATACTGCTAAAATCCCATAAATGTTTTCTCCTCATTGCTGTTCAGTTATGTACACCCAGCAGCTAAAATATGTTATTTTGGAATCTCAATTTCTGTAGTTACAGAAGAATTCAGAAAACATGAGAACAATTAACAATGCAATGCATTTTAGTTCATGAAATTTTGTGTAGAAATCTCCATGAAAAATTCTGGAAATAGTTCTCGgtccatttttcttttaatacttAGGGGTCAtatactaaccatcagatttttttttctgatttggattcTTAGCcctaaaagtcacaaaaaaaaagttgagacttTTTGAAGAGTTACTATGcgtccaaacggctaaaaatccgaactTTTTTGCCAGCTAAAAGTTGCTGAGATCAAGTAGAAaaaagttaatggcagatgtcccttccctctctTTGAAAGATTCTTCTTTtgccttgaaactttagaggtttaggatttttgacactggtttttgtgcggcaatttgaaaaatttgtgttttcagGGCAACATttcgaaaaagtcgcagttttctTCAACTTTATCCCACACAGACTTATTCcgttcagatttttttgtaaatgtcagacatggaAGTGAGTtcagtcaaatttttaaaatgagaaatattagagttttagtaaatgtaccccctgctgttaCAACGATTTTATTTAAAGTCATAGTCAAACAACTGGGGATACAGAAGTCTTGAAAATTGGATTCATTGATATTATTACTTATTTGGATTAATAACATGTTAATCtctacttcttcttcttctgcttgtTATTCAGGAACGTTCCAGTTATGGGGACGTACAATAAAGGTTGACTGGGCAGATCCAGAGAAAGAAGTTGACGAAGAAACAATGCAGAAAGTAAAGGTTCTGTATGTTAGAAATTTAATGATGTCAACGACTGAGGAAACAATTAAAGCTGAATTCAACAGGTACAAACCTGGAGTTGTTGAACGTGTCAAAAAAATAAGAGACTATGCCTTTGTGCACTTTTTCAGACGTGATTATGCCATTGCTGCTATGTCAGAAATGAATGGAAGATTAATTGATGGAGCGAGGATAGAGGTAACACTGGCAAAGCCGGTGAATAAAGAAGCAGCCTGGAGGCAGAATGGAAATGGTCACATGAATCCTAATTCTGAATGCTTACTGAATTTTGCAAATAAAGAAGGATCCCAGAAGGTTCTTGATATGTGTTCAAATGTCCCAGCATATTACAATCAGAACAGCCCAACATTCCTAGAAGCAGAGAGATGCACATATCCATGTATTCCTGGAACAAAGCTTACTCCAATGAATTTGTATTCGTTGAAGATAAATCATTTCCATTCAGCAGTAATGCACCTGGAGTACTACTGTTACAAAAATAATTGGTCATTCCCTGAATATTATTTGTATGCAACTACCGGTCAAGATGGGAAAATGCTCTTAGCTTATAAAGTTATAGTGCCAGCCATTGCAGGTAACACCAACAGTTACTTCATGCCAGACAAGCTGTGTTCAATTGTAGAAGACGCAAAGGAACTGGCAGCTCAGTTTACACTAATGCATTTAGGTAAGTACTGTCCTGGTATATTTGAattattaaaattataaaaaatattttttactttatgtAGGAAATATAACATTGTGAATTAACGTTATACAGGTTATCCAAGTTACAGTGTGACACAATGAATAATTATTGACATTACATTCTAaaggggctatgtaataaaatttTATGGGCTTAGGACCGTTTTGgggaatttttgtttttttaattttaattatgaaaatgaCTAAAGGACAGTTTCTAAGAGAAAAGCAGGTTAATTAAGTTAAAGATGTCACCTACAAGGATGTCATTGTAAGATCAAATTGGCTTTTGTGTAGACTGTGTTTTTCTGTGTCAGTATGGAGAGGTGTTGGCAAATGCTGAACCCACAAGGACTTGTATCTCCTCAGCAAGGAAATATGGAaatacaggggtccccagcctttttttaCCGGTGagacacatttaaatataaaaaaaaattgggagcaacaaagcatgaaaaaaagttcctgggggttacCAAAttagggctatgattggctgtttgggagcacttatgtggactggcagcccacagaaattcaaaaataagcacctgctttaaaaatcactgggggcaaCAATCAAGAAGTAGGTGAGCAACATGAGGctcctggttggggatcactgttctagtaGATACATGTGCTTTATGTATACTGATCTATCACTGGTAACCTGAAGAATACAAGTGTTTGAGACAATAGGCTCTGTGTAAAATATGAAACATTTTGTTTGCtaatttataatgtataatacattttctatttatttttagatTACAGTTACCATCCTACTTCAGGCAAAAATATATCTTTGCCTAGCACTGCTGCCGCATCTGGATCATCAGGTGTCCTCCCTTACACACCCAAACCGTACTCGTATTCCAGCTACCCATCCTCACCAAATGTTTCTCTGACTAATGGAGGCAGTGTGGGAAAGCAGCTTTATGTCTCCAATCAAGCGTCTTATTTCTCAGGATAAGCCTGCCTGTTAAACTGGTTGTGTCATCTCTTTTAACTTCTACTTGCaagtatttttttgtaaaatatttattcagtGTATTCATTTCAGGTAAATGCATTTGCTTCCAAAACATCTTTAGGGAGTTGGCAGTTTAATATTATGACAGAATTATGCAGTTCCCCAATGGCTGCTGCAAATTCTGTATGGTTTTTACCCAGTTGTGTTGTTTTAAAGGAGATCTCTACCCAAATACTGTTTGGTTTttgttgtttcatttttttttttttgcttagtgCAAGaaaattttccaatatacattattttaaaaatgttcagtaaTGTTAAGcttaattgtaaatgtaattgctagtgAAACATCTATTGGCTGTTCTTATCCTTTACATCTACACAACTGGTTCAGACTTGTGAAACAGGGTAGCAGAACCAGCTGACGTGGATGAGATCCTCATATACAAAGAGGGATAAACAGATACGTTTCATATGctttcaaaaaaagcaaaaactgaCAATTTATATTGGTTGACTAGAAtaactttttttcttaattaagcaaaaacagttttgggtggagatccccctTGAACactaacatttaaaataaatgccaCAAAAATATTGGCCTAGAAGGTTACGTTTATCATTTCAAAACAAGCCACCCTATATTAGCAACATCCCATACAAACACTGAATATGTTCTGCTGCTCTCAGATAATTAGCAAAGAAGAAAATCCACACATtaactttaatattttattgagttATAGCAGTGGTATTATAAGGCATTTTGAAATGTTGCTTTCTTTGGCATTTTTAATCGATACTGCTTCTCTCAAACCTAAAATTGAAACTGATATAATTTGCTTATTCCAGTCATCCAGAATGTGGATGGAATATAAGGGCAGATTATTATAAAGATGGCCGTACACAGGCAAACTGTGTGGCACTACAACTGGGGCAAAGGAAAGGATATTGTACAAGGGGCATTCATGtttaattgtaaatatatatatatatatatatatatccaccttTGTAGCCAACTGCCTGAATGATCAGAATAGCATGAATAGGAGCTGCAGCTTCCTTTCACTTTCTTCGGCAACCATTGGAAATCCTTTATCGACCTGGACTGCAGAATTCcaggctggccatacatgcccagcTAGGAGTATAGTTTAAACTGgcctgaccaaatctgggcatgtatggccagtttattaACATCCTGTTATCGCCATCTCTCATATCTGTCTACATGGATAATTAGTCAAAAGTACAAGTTCAGCTCCTCTCCTAACTCACTCCTGCACCATCTTTAGTTAACAACAATCTAAGGAGTGACGTCAGGTTCTTCTTTCcgttttaaattatatatttgtaattaaaCTCTTAATTGATTGTTGCCACTGCTCTGATGCTTGGCAATATGGCTGCATTCACTAAACTTCTATTGAGAAGTGATTGGTGCCACTGGTCTAACTGACCCCAGTGAACATGTTGAACCACCCTTATgctaaataaagactgaaaaaagAGTATTTTGGTTTCTATGATGGCAATACAACTTAACATAGTATCATTTTAACCTAACCAATTTTCAGATAAACCATATACAATTATATCCCTTTACTTATTTTTCCCCATTATAACCACAATCCCATCTACCAACTATGTATATGTGCTATGTGCTATCTCATAATATAACATCCAGCCCCCAAGATTCTAGTAATCCAAATAAATAACAGTTACagattaaataaagttttttcatTTCTGGATGTCACAGCACAAATTGATCCTTGaggatatagagagagagggaagctGCTATTGCTGCAGGGTTGGGCGGCTTCTCAGTAGAAACTTGATTCGCTGGTggatgtaaggctgatgccacacgaggcgtagggctgaaattttcgtcaagcggataaacgcttgccgaaaattcagccctacgcctcctacttgtgcctgcacccgaatgaatgggatacgctcgggtgcaggcacatgtagccgatatacgcatgaaaacgcgagactttgcattctcttgcgttttcatgtgtatattggctacatgtgcctgcacccgagcgtatcccattcattcgggcgcaggcacaagtagcaggcgtagggctgatttttcggcaagcgtttttccgcttgccgaaaaaatcagccctacgccgcgtgtggcatcagcctaagataggaaatatatatattaaactgcAGAGCTTCAGCAACAATGAAAATGTCATTTGCACTTCATGTTTGGAGATTCACGAACCCATAACAGCACTGTGATCATTTGCTTAATTCACCTTATGCCTCCAGCCAGTGAACTATAAAGAgtcacagttttaaaataaaataagaacacatttttattaaataaaaacctttgaaGTTCTTAAACCCCATGTTTTGTTTGTTAGCAGTTATCACAAATGTCTAACACTTAACATATTAAATTCAGAAGAAAAAAATCCCTCACTGTTGTTATCAGTCTGTATATTATTATGTTAAAACCTCTATtagtttgttgtgtttttttttaaaaaaaggcctTTAAAAAAGTTCTAGACCATATGCATTAATAGGTCCACTGTTCCAAAAGGCTGAGATGTTTTAGAAGTGGAACTGCATAAatacacattattattttattaatgttgtGGCACATTTTCTCCTCCCGTGTATTTCTGCCAGTGGAGAAACGTATGTCTCACTCCATTGGCTTGTTTGGCACTCACCTTTCAGCCCCAATACTCTCCTCGTTGCTTCCCAGTCGACGGCTGGCTGCACAATGGGGGTACTTGTATCTATCTGCCTGTGGAGAAAATTCTACCTGTACAATTAGCTGTAATGTTCTGTTGCCTCTTTACTGCATTTGACTTGCGAGTCAGACATCTTTCAGCAGTTTTACTTCCGGAAGTGTCAGTGTTTAGAAGTGTTTCTAAAGGGAAAAGCAAATACTATAAAACTGTCTGTAAAGATGGTCGACCTGAATTCACTTTCTGTCAGCTTATTTGTGTTTCATCTGTTCATTGTCTTATTTTATTAACAATGTAGAACATTTAGATTTCAGTAAAGAAAGTTGTGATGGTTTTAATGTTCAAATCATATGTTAACTTTTTCTGAAACATGTtcctattaaatatattataaaaaatgttttgtttttattatttaagcaCCTCACTGATACTTTACAATCAGGTTTCCTTCCCACTTTGATGACCGGCCATGGGTGTATAGACTCCCTGAGCTGCACTCCATGAACATTACAGGTCCTTATTGGCCTTTTATCATAAGATTtaccataatatttatttaactgtAATTAGGGAAATAAAATGAGTAAAAGCTTCATCACATGAAAATGATAGATTTTTTAAATATTCCTTTcttagcaatctgtctctctacatgcagctttaTGTCAGAGTCAGTTATATGATGGACAGGTTACTAATGCATATTTGGCTTGTACTTCCTACAGGATGAAGAtctagagcaaaaaaaaaacaacacatgaAAAAGACTGCTGCAAAGCCTGCGTGTAgcgagacagattgctgagagtgGGATGATCGAGAATAACTTGATTACTTATTAGTGATCTGTCGGTTTACTCTTAGGTGAAGCAGGTTAGGGTTGAAACTTGGGCGACCATTGCTGGTGACTGGGGAAGTACATtcttcctctgctcctgaagTTTTCCTGTCCTGAAACCTAAGGTGCACATAGAGGTAACGTACAGAGTGGAAAGACACAGGTACGGGTTGTGTGTCTGTCCTACGACAttttgcagattagggttgggttcAGGTTAAGGTTTTTCAGGTTCACTATTACTTATGAAACAGTCTCAGAGCTGCTGGCTGTGCTGCTTAGAAGGACTTTATATGTTTGTGCCCTTTTCCATTCCCttcatccaccatttagtgatgggctgtttcatgcaatatagttttatagagatctacatctTACATCTCAAATTGTAAAAACAATATTGCggcaaaatagtgaaaaaatcTTTGAATGAGACAATTCGGCAGCTAAAGCCTGGCAAGCTTCTCAATTAGTCGGCGGGAAGAGCACACataacattcaagctattttattttgtgagttttttttacaattcaaatat
Encoded proteins:
- the LOC100498620 gene encoding probable RNA-binding protein 46, encoding MEDNCTDMFNGCSKFDFSIQTQVALLALIDKTGYTMVQVNGQRKFGGPPPGWEGPPPPRGCEVFVGKIPRDMYEDELVPLFERAGKIYEFRLMMEFSGENRGYAFVMYTNKEEALLAIRMLNNYEIRQGKFIGVCASLDNCRLFIGSIPQEKRKEDILEEMKKVTEGVMDVIVCPSATDKTKNRGFAFVTYESHRAAAMARRKLIPGTFQLWGRTIKVDWADPEKEVDEETMQKVKVLYVRNLMMSTTEETIKAEFNRYKPGVVERVKKIRDYAFVHFFRRDYAIAAMSEMNGRLIDGARIEVTLAKPVNKEAAWRQNGNGHMNPNSECLLNFANKEGSQKVLDMCSNVPAYYNQNSPTFLEAERCTYPCIPGTKLTPMNLYSLKINHFHSAVMHLEYYCYKNNWSFPEYYLYATTGQDGKMLLAYKVIVPAIAGNTNSYFMPDKLCSIVEDAKELAAQFTLMHLDYSYHPTSGKNISLPSTAAASGSSGVLPYTPKPYSYSSYPSSPNVSLTNGGSVGKQLYVSNQASYFSG